TGAGACGGTGCGCCGTTTGGCTGAAAAACTGTCTGCTGAATCTGCAACAGAAGAGTCTGAAAAATTTGTTGATTCTGCTGCACCATTGGAGATTTATCCTCAAGAAGAATCTGATGTTTTTCAATTGGAAAACGATCCTAATCAAACACCAACACTTAAAGCAGCAAGTGAGGCTTTTAGGGTGTTTGTTGATAGTATTGAACGCAATAAATCTGTTGTGGTGCTACACGACTCAGATGCTGATGGGGTGACGGCGGGAGTTGTCTTGCAGTTAGCGTTGTCACGCGCTGGGTTTGAGAATGTGAAGATGATTGTACCCGATCGCGATCGCAATGTTTGGACACCTGCAAACCGAGAACGAGTCATTAATGCTGCTCCTGATAGTTTATTCGTTCTCGATTTGGGCAGTCAATCGGAACCTGTAATTGCTGGCGTTCCTACCTGTTTTATCGATCACCACCGTCCCGAAGGTGTTCCGCCTGGTGATACCCTGATTAGTGCCTACACTTGGGAACCCATCCCCAATACATCGCTGCTAGTTTGGGAGTTGTGTTCGTCCCTAACAGATGTATCGGATTTAGATTGGATTGCTGCGATTGGTACAGTTAGCGATTTAGGTGAAAAAGCTCCGTTTGAGATGCTGGCAGTGGCTAAAAGTCGTTATACTGCCAAGTATTTGAAAGAAGCATCTGCTCTGATTAACTCGGCGCGGCGTGCTTCCCAGTACAATCCAGAAGTAGCTGTAAGGGCATTGCTGAGTTATGATAATCCGCGATCGCTCGTTAACTCTAACACAGAAGACGTTGAACAATTAAGGGAAGCAAGGAAAGAGGTACAAGCGGCGATGGAACAAGCAAAGAAAACCGCACCTGTCTTTTCTGGAAATGTCGCTTTAGTGCGTATCAATTCACCTTGTCAAATCCATCCACTGATTGCCCAAAGCTGGCGTACAAGGTTGCCTAAGTATATCGTCATGGTTGCGAATGAGGGGTATATTCCTGGGCGAGTCAACTTCAGCGTGAGAACTGCGTCGGGAATCAATAAATATCTACCAACATTCATTCGGCAAAATTCACTATACCGATCCCGCATTTCTCACAAACTGATTTGAAAAGCTGATTTGGGGAT
The Leptolyngbyaceae cyanobacterium DNA segment above includes these coding regions:
- a CDS encoding DHH family phosphoesterase, with product MEPRIVLEVTFDRVQASSRHNSGYALRFPRIVRVRSDKPPEEIDTVETVRRLAEKLSAESATEESEKFVDSAAPLEIYPQEESDVFQLENDPNQTPTLKAASEAFRVFVDSIERNKSVVVLHDSDADGVTAGVVLQLALSRAGFENVKMIVPDRDRNVWTPANRERVINAAPDSLFVLDLGSQSEPVIAGVPTCFIDHHRPEGVPPGDTLISAYTWEPIPNTSLLVWELCSSLTDVSDLDWIAAIGTVSDLGEKAPFEMLAVAKSRYTAKYLKEASALINSARRASQYNPEVAVRALLSYDNPRSLVNSNTEDVEQLREARKEVQAAMEQAKKTAPVFSGNVALVRINSPCQIHPLIAQSWRTRLPKYIVMVANEGYIPGRVNFSVRTASGINKYLPTFIRQNSLYRSRISHKLI